The genomic stretch TTCCTCTTCGCGGACGTGATCATGTTCTTTCCGCCTTTTACTCGACTTGCGGCGGACCAGGGAAGAGTCAGTGGTCAGATCCCTGCGCATCGACTGGGGTCGCTGGAGCTTCCCGCGGTCCTTTGCTGACGGGGGCAGGCTCGCGTGCGAGCGTGATTGGAAGTTGTAAGGGATGGCGCCGTGTTCCTGGGCTATTGGACGCAGGTGAGGGCTATATTCGAGGCGGTACAGGCGAGGCAGCGCAGTAATGTCCTCGACGCTGGATTGCGGCCAGGCGTCCTTGGTGAAGGCGAGGTGGGGAAGGGCCTTTTCAGCGTCGCGCAGCGAGGCCCTGGAGCGCAAACTCTCTCTTTGGCGGCGTTGGCGGTGGCTGGGTGTTCGTCGCAGGGCCGTTGTGTTCTGAGTCGTGTGGGTTTGGTCTGCAACAGGCCGCGTCCTGTCTGTAACCGCAGCGGGTCCGCCGTCGTTCTTGTTAGCGGCCTTTTTACGTCTCCGCCCAAATAGCCACATGGAGCTTCGCTGGGGACAGAGCGGCGCTGCAATATTAATAGAGTTGGGGTTGCAGTCGCGGACGGCAGGTAGGACCGCGAGAGGGCGGCCGGGGCGTGTCCACGGTGGGAGGGTTGATAGTGCAGCCGGTGCTATGTGGATATCGAGTCGCTGCGCCGGCCGTTGGGCTGCATGCTGACAGGCTCAAGTCGACAGATGGCACGTGGTGGCGACAAGGTAGAACTGGAAGGAAGCCTGTTTGTGGGCGTGGGCGTGGGCGCGGGCGTGTGGGCGTGAAGGGAGCAGAACAGGACTGGAAGAAGGAGAGTGAAAGAGAAGGGCGGCCTGTCAAGATGAGAGTGTGTGCAAAGTGCATGTGTGATGTAAGGGAGGATCCGCTATCCGCTCGTAACAGGCTGAGTCCACGCCTCGACCCTCGCTCATGTCGATCCCCACGACGAGGAAGACGCCAAAAATATACCCTTCTTTTTGTTTCGCACCTTGTCCCTGTCGGTGCGCGGGCGCGGGCGCGGCCAACGGACACGGCACTTTATCTGCTTTTGCTGCACCTTGCTTGTTGCCGTTCTGCTCGACCGTCGACACACACGGGACTTGTGTTCATGATTCTGAGTTCCGAGTTCCGAGTTCTGACCTCTGACCTCTGACCTCTGACCTCTTCGACACTGCAAGGCTGACGACGGCTCGCTGACGGCGTGCACGCAGCTTGCAGCAAGACTGACTGGTGATGCGCCGGTGAGCAAGCCTGCAGCATTGCCATGGCCCCATTTGCCTCCATCGCCAAAAGCTGCCCTCCCCGGGGGACAAGGCCTTTGGGTCTCTAGTCCGGACGCCCAGCCGTCATCCGGCAGCTGAGGGTGATGAGCAGCCCTGGACGTCCCCCGGCCTGCTACCAATCATACGCCAGTCTGCAAAGGTAAATTTCTCGACCAAGATTGCCCGAGAGAAAAAACAACCATCGGCACTGCCATGCGCCAGTAGCAGTAGCGACAACTCATTCAACGGCCTCGCCGCCGGTCAGTGCAATGCAGCGTCCTGCGCAGAATATCGAATTGCCAGCGGCAAGTATCGAAAAAATGCCAGCGGGGCGTCGACAGCCACGTCGGCCCTGCTGGGCAACGGCCGGAATCACTAGCCAGGTCGGTGGGAGGATAGCTGGTGCCCCACCTCTAATCAGCACGCCCCATGTCGAATCCTACGCTGCACTCTTCCCAGCCGAGTGAGGCATCGCCAGCAACCTTGTGTCCTCCACTCTGCACTCAGGTACCCGCGTCTCCCGAATGCACGTGTTATGCGTCATGTCAAGTTTCCTATCAGGCTCTGTTCAACAGTATCGCCGCCACCGAGCCGAGCAAGACGGCTGCACACACGCTTTGTGTACTTGGTGCCCAAAAGCCAAAAGCCAAAAGCTACCAAAACTTAGGCCCGTACTTCCAAGCCCGCCTACGGTTGTGAAACAACTCAAGCGTGCCGTGTTAGTGTTTCAGATGCACCATGTCGTGTTTTATCGCGTCTTACTTGACTTTTGCTCCACAGGAACATTGTTGTTGGGCCATGTACACAAGCAACTTTGCTTCCTCGCTTGTGCCTCTCCAAGCTCAATACATCCTCCTGCCTCAAGGACATGTGTTTCTGCGAGTCGCCGACGTCGCAGCTGCGTCTGACTTGGGTCCATGTTGCATGTCTACCTACACACACGACATGTTGTAGTCAGAGGAAAAGGCGGGACTGATGCTAGTGTGCGCCCAGATCCAGCACTATCGAGAGCCCGACCCTCAACCACTAAGCCAAACCTACCTCTTCTATGGTTCTTACAAGTCAAGCGCGCCTTGTACCGGTAGAACAGAATGCACCCCTGGGCCCAGAACCACGCACTGGTCTATCCACTTGTAGTGCGCCGCCTTCATCTTTAGCACAAGGTTTGCCTTCCCGTCGATGCTAGACCACAGCAGATGCAGGGGACGCTTTGGGTCCCCAGTTCCGAGAAACGACTCCGTGCCACCTCTGGGGTTTGACCCTGATGGAGTACGGCGACCGAGCTGGTGTTTTCACAATCTCTTTCATCTAGACACACCCACTAGAAGTGAAGCATGAGACGTCTTACACCAGCCACGGCAGCAAAACAATATCAACTGCATCGGAAAGGTGCATTTGTTTCTCGTGCGGAAGCCCGTCAGTGCTGTGCCTCTGGGGCAAAGTCAGCTCGGGATGCAAATGAGCAAAAGGAATCTCCAGAAATCACTTCCGAGTCCCAGCAGCCGCAGCTTACAGAATAGCCCGGCTAACAACAGCGAGTCGACAACATTGCGTTGACTGTATGGAGAGGTTCCTCTCATCCAAGCTACTTCCATTGGGTCACAGGTAGAAGTCCCACATGTCGAACGCTTTCACAGGATGGAAAAAGAGCGCGAGCAGCGGCTATGTAGGTTTGGTAACTCGTATAGCACGGATGTGCCGGGTCGAGTGGTGTGTTGTTACGCGATACCTCTTTGGGAAAGGGCGGTCTCGCTCCTGCCTTGCCAACGCACTGCACCCTGTCAACAACAAACATTACCCACCTGCACCACTTGAATCACCACCACCCCACGAGTAACGAGACTGCCCCGCCATATTGCAAATCAAACACCACAATCCTACTGCGATTAACTCATACACCAACATGTCTTACAACGGGCGCATGAGCATGGCGCGAACAACGCAGCATAATCAGCGGGCACCGCCGGCAAACGAGCACGATGCTTTCATGACACTGGTATGCGAGGAAACAAAGCCTGACTCGATGCTTTACTAACCGACATAGCCCGACCACGAAATCGCAGGTTGCATCTCGGATATTGGCATCCAATTCACCGTCTCGGACCTGCAGAAGCCGAACCCCCAAATCATCCAGAAGGTCTTCGAATGGCTAGCTGAATTACTTATGAACACAACCCGCGAGGTTGTTGCACCGGCGATGCGCGCCGCTGCCGAAGATATGTGTGGTGGTGATGCGGATAGACTCTACACCAGCGACACGAGGGATCTAATGGCCTTCTTCGTCATTCTCAGGAAACTCCTACGCGAGGTGAGTCCTTGTGACACGCTCTCTTCTGTGCGTATTGCTGACGCTTCCAGTGCGGAATCCATGACTTCACATTCAACGACCTTTACAAGCCCACCCATGGTCGCCTCGTCAAGATCTTCTCCTACATGATCAATTTCATCCGCTTCCGCGAGTCACAAACCGAGATTATCGACGAACATTTCAACAAGGCGGAACGCACAAAGCTACGAATCGAACAGCTCTATGACGACAAGCAAATCAAGGAGCAGCAGCTCGCTGACCTTGAGCGCAACCGTGCGGCGACGCAAAGGCTGATGcaggagaaggagaagcgcAACAATGAGCTCAAGACCAGATTGTTGGAACTAAAGAGGGGCCAAGAGGCAGTTGCAGAGAAGCTTGAACGTGCCAAAGCCGAGCAGGACAGGCTGAAGAAGCTTTTGCAACAAAGGGTGGAGAACAAGGAGAACGTCCAGCGTGAGGTGATCAAGCTGAAGCCATACACACAGCAAAGCCCAACGGCTTTGGAAGAATCACTACGAGATTTGAGTGACCGACTCACTGGAGAGAAGACGCAGATCGACATGATGGATCGTCGTGCACGCGCTCTCCAGACCTCCACCGACTCGTTCGCTGTCGTTGCAACGGACGTTACTTCGTGCACACGGCTACTCACAGACGTGCAAGCCGACCTCGCaagagaagaggaggaacTGGCAAAGGCGTCGAGGCATCGAGACGCATTGGCCGACCGGAGCAACAACGTTCGTGACGTCGAGCGACAGGAACGCCTACTACAGAAGCAACTCGGCAACATCAATGCCCGAACAGACAAGCTCAAGACAAAAGGCGACGAAGAGGCGGAGCGGGCCCGGAAGCGCATGGAAGAGCTACGAGACACACACGCAAAATTGACCGAGGAGCGAGGTGAAAAGGGCCGAGAAATGGAGAGGCGGCGAGTACGCATTGAACAAAcggagaagaagatggctGAACTCAAGGACAACATTGAGAATGAGGTTCATTCTGCTCATGACGAGTATCTCAAGATGGAGAGTCATATTAAGCTTTACATTACAGAGATGGAGCAGAGTATTTGAGTTTTTTGTTGGAGTTTATAGACGGGGCTTCTGCGGGCGTTTTGGGTGGTTAGAGGCTGCTTTCTTCCAGATACCATATATGTTGGACTAGGATGTGATACCATGTATTGCTCATTCATAATCGCATATCGACACTTGCTTCTTACTTCGTGTTGTTAGTATTCTTGTCCCATCTACTGCAAGTATAAGTTGCATCACAAAGATGACTTGGCCAGCTCTACTTTTGGATCTGGACGCGGGGTACGTGTCGCGAAGGTTGGTATTGGTACGCCCAACGAGTGTGAGGAGTTTGGTAGAGGAGCCCTATAACGATGCTTGTACATGCATATCCTGCTCCGTACGGGGATATGTGTCCTGAACTCTGGTTTTACGAATTTCATGTACTCCGGTTGAAGATGGCACCGGCTTTGGTTTTGTTGTCTTTGAGATACATTTGTTTTTTCTTTGGTGGCAGTTTCCATGAGATTAAACATGCGTATCATGGAAGGACGCCAAAAGGGTGCAAGAGCAGACGGTGAGCAAACTACATGCCTAAAAAACTGCAAATCTCTGTAGAGGTGAGGAACATATGTAAGATCATGTCTTACGTCTGTTGACTAAACTATAGTACAGAATTAATGAATACAAGGGTTCCTGTTGTTTTCTGTGGTACTTCAATCATTATTTGTGGGGTGTACCAGTAGAAGATAACCGTTGACGGGACGAGCCGTCTGTGGAACATTGAGTGAATATATCTTGTGCAATACTAGTGGACCACGCGATGCTCGTACTGGGATGTAGATGCGATTCTCACCGCATCTAGAGCATCTCAATCGTCTATCGCTCTCAATCTTAACGCCAAGCTGCGATTGCAAAAGGCTAAACAAGCCACCCAACCGTCCGCTAAGGCAAGATTATCTTGCACATTGACCTTTTAGGAGCGATTGTTCGTGTGTTGCGACATCTCCGCCCTATGGTGACACACACGCCCTTCCGACGGGCCCGGGACCCAGAGATTGATGACATGTTGGTGTCGCGTGCGGTGAGCCCAAGCATGACTATGTACCGTAAGACGTGCGTGTTGAGAGGGCGAAAGGTGTCTGATTTTATTAAAGCTGCACTTGTCTACTAGCCAGTGCAAGCATCCATGGATTGCGTTTCGAGATTCGGAGACTTGGTTTAGATTTCTCCAGGTTTGTGGAGAGAAAACAGATTGAGACGGAAAAACGAGCTGTACTCCGCCTTTCGTGCATAAGCACTACCATGTTCTGGTTGGTTGCCATATTACGGCAACCCCACATGTGAGCGAAGACGGCTTAGCGTACTGCTGCAGAGCCGATCCCGGCCTGCGCTTTCATCATCGCTCTTCGAAGCAGATTTTTGTGTTTGACTCACCTTGGAAATTAATCCCCAGCCTTCATAAGCTCGCCCACACCCGCCAGATCTCTTGCACTCCATCACTCTCCTCGATTATTCAACATGTGTCCCCAACCTGAAGAAACACCTGCCACCAACGGCCACAGCAATGGTGCTAATGGCAGCAGCAAGGAAGGCTTCACCGGCGTCCACACCAAGCAGAACCCTCACCCAACACACAAGAGCCCATACCAGCCTGTTGGCGACTTCTTGTCAAATGTTGGCCGGTTCAAGATTATTGGTACGTCATTATGCCCATCCTCACCGCTTTCGAGCGCCCACGCAGCGCCAATTAAGGTTTTCGAGAATTGTTACTGACTTTATTTGTGTAGAGAGCACTCTAAGAGAAGGCGAGCAGTTTGCCAACGCATACTTTGATCTCGAAGCCAAGATCAAGATTGCACGGGCTCTTGACAACTTTGGTGTTGACTGTACGGCACTTCTCCGCGGCACTTGGCCTGAAAATTCAAATACTGATTTTATGACTAGACATCGAAGTAACCAGCCCCGCTGCTTCCGAGCAGTCGCGAAGGGATTGTGAAGCTCTTTGCAAGCTTGGAGTATGTTGCACCGAAAACATCTGGCGGCGAGAATACTTTCTGACAACTTTGTAGCTCAAGGCCAAGATCCTCACCCACGTACGATGCCACATGGACGATGCCAGGATAGCCGTCGAGACTGGTGTTGACGGTCTCGATGTCGTCATTGGAACTTCAGCATACCTCCGCGAGCACAGCCACGGCAAGGACATGACATACATCAAGAACACGGCGCTGGAAGTCATTGAGTTTGTCAAGAGCAAGGGCAAGGAGATCCGCTTCAGCTCTGAGGATTCATTCCGATCAGACTTGGTAGATCTTCTGTCCATCTATAGCGCTGTCGACAAGGTTGGCGTTGACCGCGTTGGTATTGCTGATACCGTTGGTTGCGCATCTCCCCGCCAAGTTTATGACTTGGTACGAACTCTGCGAGGTGTCGTTTCGTGCGACATTGAGACACATTTCCACAACGACTCTGGCTGTGCTATTGCCAACGCCTTCTGCGCGTTGGAGGCAGGTGCTACTCACATCGATACCTCTGTACTAGGTATCGGTGAGCGTAACGGTATCACCCCACTCGGAGGCTTGATGGCTCGCATGATCGTTGCAGACCGCGAATATGTTACCAGCAAGTACAACATCAAGGCGCTCAAGGAGGTCGAGGACCTGGTCGCCGATCTTGTGGAGGTTAACATTCCTTTCAACGTGAGTGCTGCCACATATTCAATCAGATACGGGCCGACCACTAACTATGCTCTAGAACTACATCACTGGATTCTGCGCCTTCACGCACAAGGCTGGTATCCACGCCAAGGCCATCCTGAACAACCCTTCGACGTACGAGATTATCAACCCTCAAGATTTCGGCATGTCGCGATATGTGCACTTTGCTAGCAGGCTTACTGGCTGGAACGCGATCAAGAGCCGTGCCGAACAACTTGGACTGAAGATGACAGATGCGCAATACAAGGAGTGCACGGCCAAGATCAAGGCTATTGCAGACATTCGCAAGATCGCCCTCGATGACACCGACTCCATCATCCGTACCTACCACAACAACCTCCACGCCAAGGAGGAGGTGCCTCTTCTCCCAGGCATGACcgaggaagagaagaagaagtttgcTGAAGCCGAGGCTGAACTGAACGGTGTGCCCGAGAAGCGCGAGCTCGATGCAACGGCTGATGCACAGGCCGAAATCCCACTGGCCAAGAAGAACAAGACTGAGACAGTGGCATAAGCGAGAAATGCTTTGTAAATATGGGGTTCTTGGAGTTGCTTTCTATCCTTTTCTTTGGAGTTGTCGTTTCCCGGCATATTTGCATGTCTTGCGGCTAGGGAAAAGTTTATGAGTTATTGATACCTGAAGATCGACGAGCCCACAGGCTTCCGGCAAACAGTATAGAATTTACGAGAAATGATTGCCATTGAAGATCAAAAGATGACTACTTGCGTGTGGCAGTTTGATATTGGATGGTTACTCACCGCCTTTGACGAGATTACTAAAGCAGGCAATGTGAGCGGGTGGCGAAGAAAATGTGATCTGGACCCTGCATGCGCAGGGGCGGCATTGGCCCAGGGTAACTTCTCACTAGCCTTTTATAGGCGGAAGCTAGCGTTATGGTCTGGCGGACATGGCAACACCCTTTCACTGCAATTATCCATTCGCCAACCGCGCCTCCTAATTCTGCAGACAAACAGCTACGTATTCGATACATTGGCCTTTGCTACCGGTTTTCCACCATGAGCACCACGCAGACTGTCACGCAGCAGCCCGAGATCACAGCAGAGAATGTTCTTCGCCTCTTC from Pyrenophora tritici-repentis strain M4 chromosome 1, whole genome shotgun sequence encodes the following:
- a CDS encoding kinetochore protein nuf2, producing the protein MSYNGRMSMARTTQHNQRAPPANEHDAFMTLPDHEIAGCISDIGIQFTVSDLQKPNPQIIQKVFEWLAELLMNTTREVVAPAMRAAAEDMCGGDADRLYTSDTRDLMAFFVILRKLLRECGIHDFTFNDLYKPTHGRLVKIFSYMINFIRFRESQTEIIDEHFNKAERTKLRIEQLYDDKQIKEQQLADLERNRAATQRLMQEKEKRNNELKTRLLELKRGQEAVAEKLERAKAEQDRLKKLLQQRVENKENVQREVIKLKPYTQQSPTALEESLRDLSDRLTGEKTQIDMMDRRARALQTSTDSFAVVATDVTSCTRLLTDVQADLAREEEELAKASRHRDALADRSNNVRDVERQERLLQKQLGNINARTDKLKTKGDEEAERARKRMEELRDTHAKLTEERGEKGREMERRRVRIEQTEKKMAELKDNIENEVHSAHDEYLKMESHIKLYITEMEQSI
- a CDS encoding LeuA, Isopropylmalate-homocitrate-citramalate synthase, which produces MCPQPEETPATNGHSNGANGSSKEGFTGVHTKQNPHPTHKSPYQPVGDFLSNVGRFKIIESTLREGEQFANAYFDLEAKIKIARALDNFGVDYIEVTSPAASEQSRRDCEALCKLGLKAKILTHVRCHMDDARIAVETGVDGLDVVIGTSAYLREHSHGKDMTYIKNTALEVIEFVKSKGKEIRFSSEDSFRSDLVDLLSIYSAVDKVGVDRVGIADTVGCASPRQVYDLVRTLRGVVSCDIETHFHNDSGCAIANAFCALEAGATHIDTSVLGIGERNGITPLGGLMARMIVADREYVTSKYNIKALKEVEDLVADLVEVNIPFNNYITGFCAFTHKAGIHAKAILNNPSTYEIINPQDFGMSRYVHFASRLTGWNAIKSRAEQLGLKMTDAQYKECTAKIKAIADIRKIALDDTDSIIRTYHNNLHAKEEVPLLPGMTEEEKKKFAEAEAELNGVPEKRELDATADAQAEIPLAKKNKTETVA